One window of Novosphingobium sp. P6W genomic DNA carries:
- a CDS encoding SMP-30/gluconolactonase/LRE family protein: protein MLEAAGRNRNALAATPGEGWALHRMTPASRLNGANGIRTGADGRIYVAQVAGSKVSAVDVDTGLIETISPNGGGIVGPDDLAFDEAGNLYCTEITEGRVSMMTPGGEYRVIHGDMPVANPITYHQGRLIAGELRLGGRIMELDRDGGAPRVIYEGVPMANAFEVGPDGKLYFPAQGANEIWRIGLDGGEPEVVAKDLGVPDSVKFHPDGYIVSTQVYSGQVLKIDPHTGAKSVLADIGPGLDNVAFVNGRTFVSHINGSITEIVDAGRTKPLVEKGLQWPLGLAVDEAGHVLVADGGFSYLLRPGEALQLAGMLFSPGFPGWIRDVACSGPDEWIVTTANGDVARWRPASGDSAVLASGYARLMGVAVGPNGHAVFAEFDTGKVFAIEGGAGGNVVELASGLDRPMGVAVAGDGTVFVAESGAGRVVKLVGGRRETVLDGLARPEGIAIAGGTLFVADPGANAVIASDLAGGARETVASGLPIGGAAGAQMAQLGGVGDMCGPMNTFNGIAAAPDGTIYLSADAEGSVLALRRL from the coding sequence ATGCTCGAGGCAGCCGGCCGTAACCGCAATGCTCTAGCCGCCACGCCGGGCGAGGGCTGGGCGCTGCACCGCATGACCCCCGCCAGCCGTCTCAACGGCGCCAACGGCATCCGTACCGGCGCGGACGGGCGCATCTACGTGGCGCAGGTGGCGGGCAGCAAGGTCAGCGCGGTGGATGTCGATACCGGCCTGATCGAGACGATTTCGCCCAATGGCGGCGGCATCGTCGGGCCGGACGATCTCGCCTTCGACGAGGCGGGCAACCTCTACTGCACCGAGATCACCGAAGGCCGCGTCTCGATGATGACGCCGGGGGGTGAATACCGCGTGATCCACGGCGACATGCCGGTGGCCAACCCGATCACCTATCATCAGGGCAGGCTGATCGCGGGCGAACTGCGCCTTGGCGGGCGGATCATGGAACTGGACCGCGACGGCGGCGCCCCGCGCGTCATCTACGAAGGCGTGCCGATGGCCAATGCCTTCGAGGTCGGGCCCGACGGCAAGCTCTACTTCCCCGCGCAGGGCGCCAACGAAATCTGGCGCATCGGCCTTGATGGCGGCGAGCCGGAAGTGGTGGCGAAAGACCTTGGCGTACCCGATTCGGTCAAATTCCACCCGGACGGCTATATCGTCTCGACCCAGGTCTATTCTGGGCAGGTGCTGAAGATCGACCCGCACACCGGCGCGAAGTCGGTCCTGGCGGATATCGGGCCGGGGCTGGACAACGTCGCCTTCGTGAACGGGCGCACTTTCGTCAGCCACATCAACGGTTCGATCACCGAGATCGTCGATGCGGGCCGGACGAAGCCGCTGGTCGAGAAGGGGCTGCAATGGCCGCTTGGGCTTGCGGTGGATGAGGCGGGCCATGTCCTCGTGGCGGACGGCGGGTTCTCGTACCTGCTGCGGCCGGGCGAGGCGCTGCAACTGGCGGGGATGCTGTTTTCGCCCGGCTTCCCCGGCTGGATCCGCGACGTGGCCTGCAGCGGGCCGGATGAGTGGATCGTCACCACCGCCAATGGCGACGTGGCCCGCTGGCGCCCCGCCTCGGGGGACAGCGCGGTGCTGGCAAGCGGCTATGCGCGGCTCATGGGCGTGGCGGTCGGCCCGAACGGCCATGCGGTTTTCGCCGAGTTCGACACCGGCAAGGTCTTTGCCATCGAAGGCGGAGCGGGCGGCAACGTCGTGGAACTGGCCTCGGGGCTGGACCGGCCGATGGGCGTGGCGGTGGCGGGGGACGGCACCGTCTTCGTTGCCGAAAGCGGCGCGGGGCGCGTGGTGAAGCTGGTCGGCGGACGCAGGGAAACCGTCCTCGACGGGCTTGCCCGGCCGGAAGGCATCGCGATTGCCGGGGGCACGCTGTTCGTCGCCGATCCGGGCGCCAACGCGGTCATCGCCAGCGACCTTGCCGGCGGCGCGCGCGAGACGGTTGCCAGCGGCTTGCCCATCGGCGGGGCGGCGGGCGCGCAGATGGCGCAGCTGGGCGGCGTGGGCGACATGTGCGGGCCGATGAACACCTTCAACGGCATCGCCGCCGCGCCGGACGGCACCATCTACCTTTCCGCCGATGCCGAGGGCAGCGTGCTTGCCCTGCGCCGGCTCTGA
- a CDS encoding MFS transporter: MHAPTPSTAREEWRRTPLLPVAAGLGYATSVIHIYGIGPFYGPVAAQFGWSRTEVTFGLTIATLVQAVGGVFIGLAVDRFGPRRFGVAGLVLLGLAFAALGSTDGSLLNWYLLWGLIALAALPVQASVWTSAVASRFTVSRGMAFAVTLCGASIAAGVFPPMATALIGALGWRAAFPVQAAIWLAIAFPVIFVFFHGRYDTGRRQKTADRGTKPADLPGASLREGLTSSVYHRLFIASLLFTFTIIALVVHFTAILGDSGASPMAAAGIASFIGWFSLAGRLGTGMLLDRMPASLVGAAVFLLPVLGCLLLLLGGGSFAAMAGASALIGLTLGAEIDVVVYLLTRHFGLRHFGGLYGGLLAALSIGTALGPLAAAQVFDRTGSYSGFLWLALGFMAASSIAIGSLPRGRAAYTAH; this comes from the coding sequence ATGCACGCACCCACGCCGTCCACCGCCCGCGAGGAGTGGCGCCGAACCCCCCTGTTGCCGGTAGCGGCGGGGCTGGGCTATGCCACCAGCGTCATCCACATCTACGGCATCGGCCCGTTCTACGGCCCCGTGGCCGCGCAGTTCGGGTGGAGCCGCACCGAGGTTACCTTCGGCCTCACCATCGCCACACTGGTGCAGGCGGTGGGGGGCGTGTTCATCGGCCTGGCCGTCGACCGCTTCGGCCCGCGCCGCTTCGGGGTGGCGGGGCTGGTGCTGCTGGGGCTTGCCTTCGCCGCGCTGGGCAGCACGGACGGCTCGCTGCTGAACTGGTATCTGCTGTGGGGCCTGATCGCGCTGGCGGCGCTGCCGGTGCAGGCTTCGGTATGGACAAGCGCGGTCGCCTCGCGCTTCACCGTCTCGCGCGGGATGGCCTTCGCGGTGACGCTGTGCGGGGCCTCCATCGCGGCGGGCGTGTTCCCGCCGATGGCGACCGCGCTGATCGGTGCGCTGGGCTGGCGCGCCGCCTTCCCGGTGCAGGCGGCGATCTGGCTGGCGATCGCCTTCCCGGTGATCTTCGTGTTCTTCCATGGCCGCTACGATACCGGCCGGCGCCAGAAGACCGCGGACCGCGGCACGAAACCCGCCGATCTGCCCGGCGCCAGCTTGCGCGAAGGGCTGACTTCAAGCGTCTACCACCGCCTGTTCATCGCCAGCCTGCTGTTCACCTTCACCATCATCGCGCTGGTGGTCCACTTCACCGCGATCCTGGGAGACAGCGGCGCCAGCCCGATGGCGGCGGCGGGGATCGCCTCGTTCATCGGCTGGTTCTCGCTGGCCGGGCGGCTGGGGACGGGGATGCTGCTGGACCGGATGCCCGCGTCGCTGGTGGGCGCGGCGGTGTTCCTGCTGCCGGTGCTGGGCTGCCTGCTGCTTCTGCTGGGGGGCGGCTCTTTCGCCGCGATGGCGGGAGCCTCTGCGTTGATCGGGCTGACATTGGGCGCTGAGATCGACGTCGTCGTCTACCTCCTCACCCGCCATTTCGGCCTGCGCCATTTCGGCGGCCTTTATGGCGGGCTGCTTGCGGCGCTTTCGATCGGCACCGCGCTGGGCCCGCTCGCCGCTGCGCAGGTCTTCGACCGGACCGGCAGCTATTCGGGGTTCCTGTGGCTTGCGCTGGGCTTCATGGCGGCCAGCAGCATCGCCATCGGCAGCCTGCCGAGAGG
- a CDS encoding EthD domain-containing protein, whose protein sequence is MLKQICFFRKRPDMTMDQFMDYYENQHSQLAKKMGAAPAIPGAVRYVRRYLVPEKNPITGQIHDPGFDCIMEIWWNSRADFERSQAIISSPERAAMTRADEEKLFAGHDNPVATCIEYDSPMGPGGEATHVELRHGG, encoded by the coding sequence ATGCTCAAGCAGATCTGCTTCTTCAGGAAGCGCCCCGACATGACCATGGACCAGTTCATGGACTATTACGAAAACCAGCACTCGCAGCTGGCGAAGAAGATGGGCGCGGCCCCGGCGATACCGGGCGCGGTGCGCTATGTCCGGCGCTACCTTGTGCCGGAGAAGAACCCCATCACCGGGCAGATCCACGATCCCGGCTTCGACTGCATCATGGAAATCTGGTGGAACAGCCGCGCGGATTTCGAGCGTTCGCAGGCGATCATCTCCTCGCCCGAGCGCGCGGCGATGACCAGGGCGGACGAGGAGAAGCTGTTCGCCGGCCATGACAATCCGGTGGCCACCTGCATCGAATACGATTCGCCCATGGGCCCCGGCGGCGAAGCGACGCATGTCGAACTGCGGCATGGCGGCTGA